DNA sequence from the Candidatus Palauibacter australiensis genome:
CAAATGTTGGCGAAAATAATGGCACACGGGAGGCACGATATTTTTGCGCGGGAAGGTTTTTGGTTTTGACTGATCTGGTGGAGCCTCGGTTTGGGACTGTTCGGTCGGGTCGGGTGTCTCGTGGGGGTGAGGTTGGGCAGGTTGCTGGTTTGTTGGGGTTGCCGTTGTTGCCGTGGCAGCAGCATGTGGTGGATGTGGCGTTGGAGTTGGAGGGTGGGGTGCCGGTTTATCGGTCTGTGACGGTGACGGTGCCTCGGCAGTGCGGTAAAACGTGGCTGGTGGCGGTTTTGATGTTGCATAGGCTGCTTTTTTGGGGTGGTCCGCAGGTTGTGGTGTATGGGGCGCAGTCGTTGGTGGACGCGGCGGGGGTTTGGGAGGGGAAGTTGTGGCCGTTGTTGTCGGATTCGGGGTTGGCGAAGCGGTTTGGGTTGCGTTTGCGGCGGTCTTTGGGGAATTTTGGGCTGGTTTCGGATGTGGGGTCGTCGTTGAGGGTGCTGGCGAAGTCGTCGTCGGCTGGTCATGGGGCGACTGTGGGTTTGGCGGTGTCGGATGAGGCGATGGCGTTGACGGATAATCGGCAGCTCGAATAGGACCATTCGGTCCCGGGCGTCGCGACGAGCGGGTCGTCCCGGAAGAGGTCGAGCGCCTCGAACACCGTCTCGTAGCGCCGCGTGAGGTAGTACTCCGCCTCGATGTCCACGTAGTGCCGGATTCCCGCGAGATGTCCCGCCAGGAGCCGCGTCGTGATCTCCCCCTCGGGCTTGTGGGGGAAGGAGGGGACGTACTCCTGCACCGGCGCGTCGAGGTCGAGTTCGCCCCGCTGGTGAAGGAGCGCGGCGCCGGCCGCGGTCAGGATCTTGGACACGCTCCCGATCCGGTAGCGGGTCTGCGGCGTCGCGGGGCTCCGAAGTTCGAGGTCCGCGTACCCCATCCCCTCCGACCACACGACGCGCCGGTCCACCGATACGGAGATGGAGAGCCCGGGGATGGACATCGCCCGCCGCAGCGAGTCGAGCTTCCCGCGAGAGGTCGCGATGACCTCGGCCCACTGGCCCTGGTCCGTCCGCGCCAGCGGCAACTCCTGCGCCGCGACGCCGGCCACGGTCGCGTGGGCCAGCACAGCGACCGCGCCGACCACCAGCCCTCCGTACCGTCCGCTCAAGGTGCTTCCCTACGATCCGAGATGGGTGCGGCCGGTGGCCTCAATTCACGTCCGGCGGCAGACGCTTCACGACGACAATCTCGATGTCGAGTTCGTCCCGTTCGATGAAGGCCGCCAATCCACCGGGTCCGAACGCGGCCGGGATGTCCGTCGCTTCCCGGGGATAGCTGCCGACGTAACGCCCGTCCGCTTCGAGGACATCGAGGGGGCCGCCTTCGTGGGGTTGGTCGCCGCGGCGGCGGACCCAGATACGACCGTCCCAGCTCGTGCGGAGTCCCCGGATCACCGGAACCTCTTCAGAGAACTCCTGCGACTCGATCATCTCGACCCATCGATCGCCGCTGCCGCCCCCCGTCACCTGCACTCCCCCGGGGGTCCGCGTGACGGAACTTCGACCCATCTCGCTGAGTTGACGGTCCCGTTCGGCCCGTTCCATGCGTTCGGTCACCGGTTCCGGCGCGAACGGTCGCCTGAGGATGTGTGAGACTCCGCTTTCCCGGCTCGCGATCTTGATCGCGT
Encoded proteins:
- a CDS encoding serine hydrolase, with product MSGRYGGLVVGAVAVLAHATVAGVAAQELPLARTDQGQWAEVIATSRGKLDSLRRAMSIPGLSISVSVDRRVVWSEGMGYADLELRSPATPQTRYRIGSVSKILTAAGAALLHQRGELDLDAPVQEYVPSFPHKPEGEITTRLLAGHLAGIRHYVDIEAEYYLTRRYETVFEALDLFRDDPLVATPGTEWSYSSCRLSVNAIASSDTAKPTVAP